The Armatimonadota bacterium genome has a window encoding:
- a CDS encoding hydantoinase/oxoprolinase family protein — MIRIGVDVGGTFTDLVAFREHTGETSLIKVPSTPTDPAEGVMEAIRRFLSGPGRAWEAVLSSAVLIHASTIGANLLLGQKGLRLPRGALVTTQGFRDVLEIGRQRRPDLYDLFFKRPAPLVERRHRFTVPERMDAQGEVVLPLDEGELRRIAGRMQEEGIEAVAVCFLHAYANPAHEVAARRILQEHLPRIPVVISSQVNPEYREYERTSTTVVNALLIPVISSYLRRLKEKAGELGLTCPIHVMQSNGGLATVEEAATLPAATIESGPAAGVVASAHLGTLLGASSILSFDMGGTTAKAGAIIGGLPQVVTEYEVGGRVHSGRIVKGSGYPVRFPFIDLAEVSAGGGTIAWLDPAGGLRCGPLSAGAYPGPACYGLGGEDPTVTDANLLLGRMNPKGLLGGEMPVVPSLSAKVLREKIADRLGLDPVAAAAGMLQIVNTQMVRALRLVSLERGYDPRSMVLVAFGGAGPMHAAFLAEELGVREVVIPAAPGVFSALGLVVSDFKHDYVRSAICLAAQADPAVLEKAFRELERAAAAQLRREGIPEDRVLLQRHLDLRYLGQSYEITIPARSALDTNALRTAARTFHRRHAEVYGYAAENEPVEVVNLRLTATGITEKPALWPAQAHTPTSLQPRGDAQMAERPVYFEATGWASTPVYWRPLFHPARDVEGPAIIEQYDATTVVPPGWKVAVDEGGNLRLQRAPGHQGTR; from the coding sequence ATGATACGGATCGGTGTCGACGTCGGCGGAACGTTCACGGATCTGGTCGCTTTCCGCGAGCACACCGGCGAAACATCCCTGATCAAGGTCCCTTCCACACCCACCGATCCGGCCGAAGGGGTGATGGAAGCGATCCGGCGTTTTCTCTCGGGCCCCGGTAGGGCATGGGAGGCCGTGCTCTCCTCTGCTGTCCTCATCCACGCATCCACCATCGGCGCCAACCTCCTGCTGGGGCAGAAGGGCCTCCGCCTGCCCAGGGGGGCGCTGGTGACCACCCAGGGATTTCGCGACGTCCTGGAGATTGGCAGGCAGCGCCGGCCCGACCTCTATGACCTCTTCTTTAAGCGCCCTGCGCCCCTGGTGGAACGCCGACACCGGTTCACCGTGCCCGAAAGGATGGATGCGCAGGGTGAGGTTGTTCTTCCCCTGGATGAAGGGGAGCTGCGCCGGATCGCCGGGAGGATGCAGGAAGAAGGGATCGAGGCCGTGGCCGTCTGCTTCCTCCACGCCTATGCCAACCCGGCACACGAGGTGGCGGCCAGGCGCATCCTGCAGGAACACCTGCCCCGCATTCCTGTGGTCATTTCATCCCAGGTAAACCCCGAGTACCGCGAGTACGAGCGCACCAGCACCACGGTGGTCAATGCCTTGCTCATTCCTGTGATCTCCAGCTACCTGCGGCGCCTCAAGGAGAAGGCGGGGGAGCTCGGGCTGACCTGCCCGATCCACGTCATGCAGTCCAATGGCGGGCTGGCCACTGTAGAGGAAGCGGCCACCCTGCCCGCGGCCACCATCGAGTCCGGCCCGGCAGCGGGGGTAGTGGCCTCCGCCCACCTGGGCACCCTGCTGGGAGCCAGCTCCATCCTCAGCTTCGACATGGGGGGGACCACCGCCAAAGCCGGCGCGATCATCGGTGGCCTTCCCCAGGTGGTGACGGAGTACGAGGTCGGGGGAAGGGTGCATAGCGGCCGCATCGTCAAGGGGAGTGGATATCCCGTCCGGTTCCCCTTCATTGATCTGGCCGAGGTCAGCGCGGGAGGAGGAACGATCGCCTGGCTGGACCCAGCAGGGGGACTCCGCTGCGGGCCCCTGAGTGCCGGCGCCTACCCGGGCCCGGCCTGCTACGGTCTGGGAGGGGAAGATCCCACGGTCACCGATGCCAACCTGCTCCTGGGGAGGATGAACCCGAAGGGGCTGCTCGGTGGCGAGATGCCTGTTGTGCCATCCCTATCCGCGAAGGTGCTGCGGGAGAAGATCGCCGACCGCCTGGGGCTGGACCCCGTGGCGGCAGCCGCGGGCATGCTCCAGATCGTCAACACCCAGATGGTCCGGGCTCTCCGCCTGGTGTCCCTGGAGCGCGGGTACGACCCCCGGAGCATGGTGCTGGTGGCTTTCGGTGGCGCGGGGCCCATGCACGCCGCCTTCCTGGCCGAGGAACTGGGCGTCCGGGAGGTGGTCATTCCGGCGGCCCCGGGGGTGTTCTCCGCCCTCGGCCTGGTGGTCAGCGACTTCAAGCACGACTACGTTCGCAGCGCTATCTGCCTGGCGGCGCAGGCCGATCCCGCAGTCCTGGAGAAGGCGTTCCGTGAGCTGGAACGGGCCGCTGCCGCACAGCTGCGGCGCGAGGGCATTCCGGAGGATCGAGTGCTCCTGCAGCGGCACCTGGACCTCCGCTACCTGGGCCAGTCGTATGAGATCACCATCCCTGCCCGGTCGGCGCTGGATACCAACGCCCTCCGCACGGCGGCACGGACCTTCCACCGGCGGCATGCGGAGGTCTATGGATACGCCGCGGAAAACGAGCCGGTGGAGGTGGTAAACCTCAGGCTCACCGCCACGGGGATCACCGAGAAGCCGGCGCTATGGCCTGCGCAGGCCCACACGCCGACCTCCCTCCAGCCGCGAGGGGACGCTCAGATGGCAGAGCGGCCCGTGTACTTCGAGGCCACCGGGTGGGCCTCTACCCCGGTGTACTGGCGACCGCTCTTCCACCCTGCCCGGGACGTGGAGGGCCCGGCAATCATTGAGCAGTACGATGCCACCACCGTGGTCCCTCCGGGGTGGAAGGTCGCGGTGGACGAGGGAGGAAACCTGCGCCTGCAGCGCGCGCCGGGCCACCAGGGGACGAGGTGA
- a CDS encoding ABC transporter permease, giving the protein MSFGTYLLRRLLHIIPALVGLSILIFVLSRVIPGDPARLALGPDATAEQVEQLRREMGLDRPLVAQYVRYVGGLFRGDFGFSLRTRRNVAQDIREFLPATVELTTVAMIIAVGVGMPLGVLAAVHKDRTADHISRLLALGGVALPRFWVAILLQLLFAYYLGILPTIGRGPAPPVRITGLFLVDSLLALNLPAFLAALKHLILPAVALSLGSLAQIARLVRANMIEEMRRDYALAARSYGLPERVIIFKYVLKNAFSSALTVIGLSYGFLLGNAFLVETVFAWPGLAFYGVDSLLFKDLNAVVGVTIVVGVAFALVNLLVDVAYGYLDPRIRYES; this is encoded by the coding sequence ATGAGCTTTGGCACCTACCTGCTGCGGCGCCTGCTGCACATCATCCCCGCGCTGGTGGGGCTGTCCATCCTCATCTTTGTCCTCTCCCGGGTCATCCCCGGAGACCCCGCCCGGCTGGCGCTCGGCCCAGACGCCACCGCGGAGCAGGTGGAGCAGCTGCGCCGGGAGATGGGGCTGGACCGCCCGCTGGTGGCGCAGTACGTGCGCTACGTGGGCGGGCTCTTTCGGGGAGACTTCGGCTTCTCCCTGCGCACCCGGCGCAACGTGGCCCAGGACATCCGGGAGTTCCTCCCCGCCACCGTGGAGCTGACCACGGTGGCCATGATCATCGCCGTGGGGGTGGGGATGCCGCTGGGGGTGCTGGCGGCCGTGCACAAGGACCGCACCGCAGACCACATCAGCCGACTGCTGGCCCTGGGCGGAGTGGCCCTGCCGCGGTTCTGGGTGGCCATCCTCCTGCAGCTACTTTTCGCCTACTACCTGGGCATCCTCCCCACCATCGGCCGCGGGCCGGCCCCGCCGGTGCGCATCACCGGCCTGTTTCTGGTGGACAGCCTGCTCGCCCTGAACCTCCCCGCCTTCCTGGCGGCCCTGAAGCACCTCATCCTCCCGGCAGTGGCGCTCTCGCTGGGGTCGCTGGCGCAGATCGCCCGCCTGGTGCGGGCCAACATGATCGAGGAGATGCGCCGGGACTATGCCCTGGCCGCCCGCTCCTACGGCCTGCCCGAGCGCGTGATCATCTTCAAGTACGTCCTGAAGAATGCCTTCTCCTCGGCGCTGACGGTGATCGGTCTCTCCTACGGCTTCCTGCTGGGCAACGCCTTCCTGGTGGAAACGGTCTTCGCCTGGCCGGGGCTGGCCTTCTACGGGGTCGACTCCCTGCTCTTCAAGGACCTGAACGCCGTGGTCGGGGTGACCATCGTGGTGGGGGTGGCCTTCGCCTTGGTCAACCTCCTGGTGGATGTGGCCTACGGGTACCTCGACCCGCGCATCCGCTACGAGAGCTGA
- a CDS encoding IclR family transcriptional regulator, producing MARTLFRRAKQAGRRRRVAVSPLRAVDRALRLLDLMANGSPRVGVSELARATGWSKAVVFRMLRTLELHGYVARDETRRYLLGTKPLELAGAVLRRSELHHVARPALLALAERTGESVVLTAPTPRGAICLDTVDSPQQLRASFRIGRVIPWHAGAAGKLHLAYLPAQQADGILAQPLRRFTERTITDPGRIRDDLARIREQGYAFTVGELDPGVAAISVPVLDWRGEMVAAVSLGGPASRFTEDRLPALLREVQRAAEAISVRLLGGSSTSGGAGRQRQGISQRKEGGV from the coding sequence GTGGCAAGAACGTTGTTCCGCAGGGCGAAACAGGCCGGGCGCCGCCGCCGGGTCGCTGTCTCCCCCCTGCGGGCGGTGGACCGGGCGCTGCGGCTGCTCGATCTGATGGCCAATGGGTCGCCCCGGGTGGGCGTGAGCGAGCTGGCCCGGGCCACGGGGTGGAGCAAGGCCGTGGTCTTCCGCATGCTGCGCACCCTGGAGCTGCACGGCTACGTGGCCCGGGACGAGACGCGTCGCTACCTGCTGGGGACCAAACCCCTGGAGCTGGCGGGCGCGGTCCTGCGCCGTTCGGAGCTGCACCATGTGGCCCGTCCCGCGCTGCTGGCCCTGGCCGAGCGGACGGGCGAGTCCGTGGTCCTCACCGCGCCCACCCCCCGCGGAGCCATCTGCCTGGACACGGTGGACAGCCCGCAGCAGCTGCGGGCTAGCTTCCGCATCGGCCGGGTCATCCCCTGGCACGCCGGCGCGGCCGGGAAGCTGCACCTGGCCTACCTCCCGGCGCAGCAGGCTGACGGGATCCTGGCCCAGCCGCTGCGCCGCTTCACCGAGCGGACGATCACCGATCCCGGGCGGATCCGGGACGACCTGGCCCGCATCCGGGAGCAGGGCTACGCCTTTACCGTGGGGGAGCTGGACCCGGGCGTCGCCGCCATCTCCGTTCCCGTCCTGGACTGGCGCGGGGAGATGGTGGCGGCGGTCAGCCTGGGCGGCCCGGCATCGCGGTTCACGGAAGACCGGCTGCCCGCTCTCCTCCGGGAGGTGCAGCGGGCGGCCGAGGCCATTTCAGTCCGACTCCTGGGCGGCAGCTCCACTAGCGGAGGTGCCGGCCGGCAAAGGCAAGGGATCTCCCAGCGAAAGGAGGGAGGAGTGTGA
- a CDS encoding branched-chain amino acid ABC transporter permease, with the protein MILLQGVVNGVLLGLVYALIAAGLSLIFGLMEIVNFAHGQHLMLAMYGAYWLAVLYGVDPLLSLPLWAFALFLLGVATYWLVIARVLRAPMLAQIFSTFGLGVFLQSLAQFVWSPDFRLVPSPLVKGRVEAFGLFVGIPELVASIGAVVAFSVLYLFVTRTESGMALQATSEDREAAALVGINSHRMFALGWGMGLACVGVAGVLLSNFYYIFPEVGFPFALIAYVAVALGGFGSIPGAFVAGIIIGLTEVLSGLLIGPAYKYLFVFLIYLVVVIVRPQGLFGRY; encoded by the coding sequence GTGATCCTCCTCCAGGGCGTTGTCAACGGGGTCCTCCTGGGGCTGGTCTACGCCTTGATTGCGGCCGGCCTGAGCCTGATCTTCGGGCTCATGGAGATTGTCAACTTCGCCCATGGCCAGCACCTCATGCTGGCCATGTACGGAGCGTACTGGCTGGCTGTGTTGTACGGCGTGGATCCGCTGCTCTCCCTTCCTTTGTGGGCTTTCGCCCTCTTCCTGCTGGGCGTGGCCACGTACTGGCTGGTCATCGCTCGGGTGCTGCGCGCCCCAATGCTGGCGCAGATCTTCTCCACCTTCGGACTGGGGGTCTTCCTGCAGAGCCTGGCCCAATTCGTATGGTCTCCCGACTTTCGTCTGGTGCCCTCCCCTCTGGTGAAAGGACGGGTCGAGGCGTTCGGCCTGTTCGTAGGAATCCCGGAGCTGGTGGCCAGTATTGGTGCCGTGGTTGCTTTCTCCGTACTCTATCTCTTTGTCACGCGTACCGAGAGCGGCATGGCTCTCCAGGCTACCAGTGAGGACCGGGAGGCCGCGGCGCTGGTCGGCATCAACAGCCACCGCATGTTCGCTCTGGGGTGGGGGATGGGGCTGGCCTGCGTGGGCGTGGCGGGAGTACTCCTCAGCAACTTCTACTACATCTTCCCTGAGGTGGGGTTTCCTTTCGCTCTCATCGCGTACGTGGCCGTTGCCCTGGGAGGCTTCGGCAGCATTCCGGGCGCTTTCGTCGCGGGGATCATCATTGGCCTGACAGAAGTCCTGTCAGGACTCCTCATCGGTCCGGCGTACAAGTACCTGTTCGTGTTCCTGATCTACCTTGTCGTAGTGATCGTCCGACCTCAAGGACTTTTCGGGAGGTACTAG
- a CDS encoding branched-chain amino acid ABC transporter permease, with the protein MDKGGSRPPADPVPWKGLLAFVGVVLLLGYPFVLTAPFPQHLMIRIFLFAALAQAWNILGGYCGQISLGHAVFFGIGAYASTMLLIYWHLSPWLGMLAGVVLSLVATLVIGYPTFRLRGHYFAIATIAVGEIARVLVTNWPLAGGAVGLYVPLLRESLRTFEFHTTKVPYYYISLLLFVAVTATTSFLEHSRAGYYFRAIKADPDAARSLGIPIHRYKLLALALSAAFTAVAGSFYAQYVLYIDPESVLPLMLSVIICLVAVLGGVGSLWGPLLGAVVLIPLSEGTRVYLAGMGGAGRAFDLIVYGAMIVLMSVFEPTGLVGLWQRARRAWR; encoded by the coding sequence GTGGATAAGGGAGGGTCCAGGCCACCAGCCGACCCGGTTCCGTGGAAGGGCCTGTTGGCCTTCGTGGGAGTGGTGCTCCTGCTGGGATATCCTTTCGTCCTTACTGCTCCCTTCCCCCAGCACCTCATGATCCGCATCTTCCTCTTCGCCGCGCTGGCCCAGGCGTGGAATATCCTTGGCGGATACTGCGGCCAGATCTCCCTGGGACACGCGGTGTTCTTCGGGATCGGAGCGTACGCTTCGACCATGCTCCTGATCTACTGGCATCTCTCTCCCTGGCTGGGGATGCTGGCGGGGGTGGTTCTCTCCCTGGTCGCTACCTTAGTGATTGGCTACCCCACCTTTCGCCTTCGGGGGCACTACTTTGCCATTGCCACCATTGCCGTGGGAGAGATCGCCAGGGTGCTGGTGACCAACTGGCCTCTTGCCGGGGGCGCGGTGGGTCTCTATGTGCCCCTCCTGCGGGAGAGCCTGCGGACCTTCGAGTTCCACACCACCAAGGTTCCCTACTATTACATCAGCCTGCTCCTCTTCGTGGCGGTGACTGCCACCACAAGCTTCCTGGAGCACTCCCGTGCAGGCTACTACTTCCGGGCCATCAAGGCCGATCCCGACGCGGCCAGGAGCCTGGGCATTCCTATCCACCGCTACAAGCTTCTGGCCCTGGCTCTCAGCGCCGCCTTCACCGCCGTGGCCGGGTCCTTCTACGCCCAGTACGTCCTGTACATCGACCCTGAGAGTGTTCTCCCCCTGATGCTCTCGGTAATCATCTGTCTGGTAGCCGTGCTCGGTGGCGTGGGATCACTTTGGGGGCCTCTCTTGGGTGCCGTGGTGCTCATTCCCCTTTCCGAGGGCACGCGCGTCTACCTGGCCGGCATGGGGGGCGCGGGGAGAGCGTTCGACCTCATTGTCTATGGGGCGATGATCGTGCTGATGTCCGTCTTTGAGCCCACGGGCCTGGTGGGGCTGTGGCAGCGGGCACGGCGGGCCTGGAGGTGA
- a CDS encoding ABC transporter ATP-binding protein, with product MTALLRVDHLSKRFGGLVANDRISLEVHQGEILGLIGPNGAGKTTLFHCVSGFYPPDGGKIFFRDQNITGKSPEEIARMGIARTFQIVRIFKELTVLDNTVVGALLRASSVREARNKAIRVLEFTGLGDKTDEPAAHLTIADKKRLELSRALATDPALLLLDEVMAGLNPQEIKEAVDLIRAIRARGVTLFVVEHVMEAIMTVCDRIAVLDYGRKIAEGPPASIAANEDVIKAYLGERYRAGG from the coding sequence GTGACGGCCCTGCTTCGGGTGGATCATCTGAGCAAGCGGTTCGGTGGTCTGGTGGCCAATGACCGGATATCCCTGGAAGTTCACCAGGGCGAGATCCTGGGGCTGATTGGCCCCAACGGGGCGGGAAAGACCACACTGTTTCACTGCGTCTCCGGGTTCTACCCTCCGGACGGCGGAAAGATCTTCTTCCGGGACCAGAACATCACCGGGAAGTCTCCCGAGGAGATTGCCCGGATGGGGATCGCCCGTACGTTCCAGATCGTCCGCATCTTCAAGGAGCTCACCGTCCTGGACAACACCGTGGTAGGCGCACTGCTCCGAGCGAGCAGTGTGAGGGAGGCGAGGAACAAGGCAATCCGCGTCCTGGAGTTCACGGGTCTGGGGGACAAGACGGACGAGCCTGCGGCACACCTGACCATCGCCGACAAGAAGCGCCTGGAACTCAGCCGCGCCCTGGCCACGGATCCCGCGCTCCTCCTCCTGGACGAGGTCATGGCCGGGCTCAATCCCCAGGAGATCAAAGAGGCTGTGGACTTGATCCGTGCCATCCGGGCCAGGGGAGTGACTCTCTTCGTCGTGGAGCACGTGATGGAAGCCATTATGACCGTCTGCGACCGCATCGCCGTGCTGGACTACGGACGGAAGATCGCGGAGGGTCCGCCCGCCAGCATCGCTGCCAACGAGGACGTGATTAAAGCGTATCTGGGAGAGAGGTACCGTGCTGGAGGTTAA
- a CDS encoding ABC transporter substrate-binding protein, translated as MKRFAGVVLVLAALLLVPGRGFSQAPVTFTYIEQQIITASDPAAAVDESSLIAAINLYDPLLYPNVEKGSMEPRPHVAESWTLSPDGKVYTFRIRRGIKFHSGRDLTAEDVVFSMERALRMKKGFSWVWTPVLEPGRVRAVDPYTVRFELKDAYAPFLGSLLLFFILDKDLVMRNIRPGPYGEFGDYGTAFLERADAGSGPYRMERFDRATEMVMARFDGYWRGWKPNQISRVSFKTVTEEATVKTLLLSGQADMVNQWLTVQGFRELRQAPGIVVKEDPSVQLFHLQMNTKKPPLDNLKVRQAIVHAFDYDTAIQQIFEGATKARGPVPVRVPGWNSKLPAMSRNTTRARQLLAESGVPTSALSIEYAYVVTLPLERQIGLLLKSNLEPLGFKVEIRGEPWARIVELATRAETTPHITAIFDTLKYPHVDSHTYGMYHPSCWGTFRCMSFYENPKVTQVLESARRATKPEEQMRLYQEAQAMIVADAPSIYVANPLHRIAFRDYVKGYRYVGLLGFDVAYYDFTIAR; from the coding sequence GTGAAGCGGTTTGCAGGCGTGGTGTTGGTGTTGGCGGCGCTGCTGCTTGTGCCGGGGCGGGGGTTCTCCCAGGCTCCGGTGACGTTCACCTACATCGAGCAGCAGATCATCACCGCCAGCGATCCCGCGGCCGCCGTGGACGAGAGCAGTCTGATCGCGGCCATCAACCTCTACGACCCCCTGCTCTATCCCAATGTGGAGAAAGGGTCGATGGAGCCCCGGCCGCACGTGGCGGAGTCCTGGACCCTCTCGCCCGACGGCAAGGTCTACACCTTCAGGATACGTCGCGGGATCAAGTTCCACAGCGGCCGCGACCTCACCGCCGAGGACGTGGTCTTCTCCATGGAGCGCGCCCTGCGCATGAAGAAGGGATTCTCCTGGGTGTGGACGCCGGTCCTGGAGCCGGGACGGGTGCGGGCCGTGGACCCCTACACGGTGCGATTTGAGCTCAAGGATGCCTACGCGCCCTTCCTGGGTTCGCTGCTACTCTTCTTCATCCTGGACAAGGACCTGGTCATGCGCAACATCCGTCCGGGACCCTACGGCGAGTTCGGCGACTACGGGACCGCCTTCCTGGAGCGGGCCGACGCCGGCTCGGGCCCCTACCGAATGGAGCGCTTCGACCGGGCCACCGAGATGGTCATGGCCCGCTTCGACGGCTACTGGCGCGGGTGGAAGCCCAACCAGATCAGCCGCGTTTCCTTCAAGACGGTGACCGAGGAGGCGACGGTGAAGACCCTGCTGCTCTCGGGCCAGGCGGATATGGTGAACCAGTGGCTGACGGTGCAGGGTTTCCGGGAGCTGCGCCAGGCTCCGGGGATCGTGGTGAAGGAGGATCCCTCTGTCCAGCTCTTCCACCTGCAGATGAACACCAAGAAGCCCCCGCTGGACAACCTCAAGGTGCGGCAGGCCATCGTCCACGCCTTCGACTACGACACGGCCATCCAGCAAATCTTCGAGGGGGCGACTAAGGCCCGCGGCCCGGTCCCCGTGCGGGTGCCCGGGTGGAATTCCAAGCTGCCGGCGATGAGCCGCAACACGACCCGGGCGCGGCAGCTCCTGGCCGAGTCAGGAGTGCCCACCAGCGCCCTTTCCATTGAATACGCCTATGTGGTCACCCTGCCCCTGGAGCGGCAGATCGGGCTGCTGCTGAAGAGCAACCTGGAGCCACTGGGCTTCAAGGTGGAGATCCGCGGCGAGCCCTGGGCGCGCATCGTGGAGCTGGCCACCCGGGCCGAAACCACCCCCCACATCACCGCTATCTTCGACACCCTGAAGTACCCGCACGTGGACAGCCACACCTACGGAATGTACCACCCCTCCTGCTGGGGGACGTTCCGCTGCATGAGCTTCTACGAGAACCCGAAGGTGACCCAGGTCCTGGAGTCGGCGCGTCGGGCCACCAAGCCGGAGGAGCAGATGCGCCTCTACCAGGAGGCGCAGGCCATGATCGTGGCGGATGCGCCCAGCATCTATGTGGCCAATCCGCTGCACCGCATCGCTTTCCGGGACTACGTAAAGGGCTACCGCTACGTGGGGCTGCTGGGGTTTGACGTGGCCTACTACGACTTCACCATCGCCAGGTGA
- a CDS encoding ABC transporter substrate-binding protein: protein MKAIFREGFGPFLAMFLLGLMVSVPLRAGPAGEVTVGAVYPLSGALASTAKLSRDGIEFAVDIINKRYDLALPLARSEGLPNLGGAKIRVIFGDTQGSPEVGRAETERLITGEKVVAVVGAYQSAVTATASMAAERLSVPFLNPDSTSPTLIQRGFEWFFRATPDDDIMSKNFFDFLKDLETKKGVRVRTVALVCENTLWGTDVCKFERKYAKDYGYEVVAEMLYPARSTDLSSEVQRLKAVRPDVVFMASYISDAILYTQTMQKLDFNTQAILAMDAGHVDPAYLKTVGKSGNYVFSREVFSADLGQRKPLVRLVNEMFKKRAGYDLEGTSARSFTAMFVLADAINRAASTEPAAIRKALRETYLSSDKIIMPWGGVRFDVATGQNVLGRGIIVQIQDLKYWTVWPWHLASRDVIWPMPAWTQRR, encoded by the coding sequence ATGAAAGCGATCTTCCGAGAGGGGTTTGGCCCTTTCCTGGCCATGTTCCTTCTGGGGTTGATGGTCTCGGTGCCACTGCGTGCCGGGCCTGCGGGAGAGGTTACGGTCGGCGCTGTCTACCCCCTCAGCGGTGCCCTGGCCTCCACGGCCAAGCTGTCCAGAGACGGCATCGAATTCGCCGTGGACATCATCAACAAACGCTACGATCTCGCCCTTCCCCTGGCCAGGAGCGAGGGGCTTCCCAACCTGGGTGGCGCTAAGATCCGGGTCATCTTCGGGGACACTCAGGGCTCGCCGGAGGTCGGGCGCGCGGAGACTGAGCGCCTGATCACCGGTGAAAAGGTTGTGGCCGTGGTGGGCGCATATCAGAGCGCCGTCACCGCCACAGCCAGCATGGCCGCCGAAAGGTTGAGCGTGCCCTTCCTCAACCCGGACTCCACCTCGCCTACGCTCATCCAGCGAGGGTTTGAGTGGTTCTTTCGGGCCACCCCTGACGACGACATCATGAGCAAGAACTTCTTCGACTTCCTCAAAGACCTGGAGACGAAGAAGGGCGTCAGGGTACGGACCGTGGCCCTGGTGTGTGAGAACACGTTGTGGGGGACCGACGTCTGCAAGTTCGAACGGAAGTACGCCAAGGACTACGGCTATGAGGTGGTTGCCGAGATGCTCTATCCGGCCCGCTCCACCGACCTGTCCAGCGAGGTGCAGCGCTTGAAGGCGGTCCGCCCCGACGTGGTCTTCATGGCCTCCTATATCTCTGACGCCATCCTCTACACCCAGACCATGCAGAAGCTGGACTTCAACACTCAGGCCATTCTGGCCATGGACGCCGGGCACGTGGATCCGGCTTACCTCAAGACGGTGGGCAAGAGCGGCAACTACGTCTTCAGCCGGGAAGTGTTCTCAGCCGACCTCGGGCAGCGCAAGCCTCTGGTGCGCCTGGTCAACGAAATGTTCAAGAAGCGCGCCGGTTACGACCTGGAAGGGACTTCTGCCCGGTCCTTCACGGCTATGTTCGTCCTGGCAGATGCCATCAACAGAGCGGCGTCGACTGAGCCTGCAGCCATCCGGAAGGCGTTGCGGGAGACCTACCTTTCCAGCGACAAGATCATCATGCCCTGGGGAGGGGTCCGGTTCGATGTTGCTACCGGACAGAACGTCCTGGGCCGCGGCATCATAGTGCAGATCCAGGACCTGAAATACTGGACCGTCTGGCCGTGGCACCTGGCCTCCCGGGACGTGATCTGGCCCATGCCCGCTTGGACACAGAGGAGGTAG
- a CDS encoding ABC transporter ATP-binding protein, producing MLEVKGITVVYDDVPAVVDVSFHISDGEIVTIIGANGAGKSTILRAISSVLRPVTGEIWFEGLRIDRLPASQLVHMGISLVPEGRRIFGRLTVLDNLILGAYTRRDRAVRRAALDRIFSLFPVLRERTNQRAATLSGGEQQMLAIARALMSGPRLLMLDEPSLGLMPRLTVRILEAIQEINREGVTVLLVEQRVREALEIAHRGYVLQTGRIVAAGTGPQLLATDLVRKAYLGL from the coding sequence GTGCTGGAGGTTAAGGGCATCACCGTGGTCTACGACGACGTCCCGGCGGTGGTGGATGTGAGCTTCCACATCAGTGACGGGGAGATTGTCACCATCATCGGGGCCAACGGAGCGGGGAAGAGCACCATCCTCCGAGCAATCTCCAGCGTCCTTCGGCCCGTCACCGGGGAGATCTGGTTTGAGGGGCTGCGTATCGACAGGCTCCCTGCCAGCCAGCTCGTCCACATGGGCATCTCCCTGGTCCCTGAGGGGCGGCGCATCTTTGGCAGGCTGACTGTCCTGGACAACCTCATCCTGGGCGCCTATACGAGGCGGGACCGGGCGGTCAGAAGGGCCGCCCTGGACCGGATTTTCTCCCTCTTTCCGGTGCTCAGGGAACGCACGAACCAGCGCGCGGCCACTCTGTCCGGGGGCGAACAGCAGATGCTGGCCATTGCCCGCGCGCTGATGTCCGGGCCCAGGCTGCTCATGCTGGACGAGCCATCGCTGGGGCTGATGCCCAGGCTGACGGTCAGGATCCTCGAGGCCATTCAGGAGATCAACCGAGAAGGGGTGACGGTGCTCCTGGTGGAGCAGCGTGTGCGCGAAGCTCTGGAGATCGCCCACCGGGGATATGTACTCCAGACCGGGCGCATTGTTGCTGCGGGAACGGGTCCGCAGCTTCTGGCGACCGACCTGGTGCGGAAGGCCTACCTGGGATTGTAG